In Paenibacillus sp. J23TS9, a single genomic region encodes these proteins:
- the pgeF gene encoding peptidoglycan editing factor PgeF — translation MEPFVLKEADGQPALLMLEPWMSRYNNLSAGFTGRNGGVGKAPYHTLNCAFHVGDRPEDVIGNRELVAAQLGFSLDAWTCGEQVHHANIAVIDGDKQGAGSLNRESAIQDTDGLLTNVPGVLLTSFYADCVPLFFYDPKQQVVGLAHAGWKGTVALIAARMVERMQDTFGSKSEDIITAIGPSIGSCCYEVDEKVMSHVRDLEKHFLGNEQYSTSDWYIAKEGGKSMLNLKEMNRHIMIKAGILPTHIECTSWCTSCRNDLFFSYRKDGGTTGRMASWIGLREVSLP, via the coding sequence GGAGCCCTGGATGAGCCGTTATAACAATCTAAGTGCCGGCTTTACTGGGAGAAATGGAGGCGTGGGTAAAGCGCCTTATCATACACTGAATTGTGCTTTTCATGTTGGTGACCGTCCGGAGGATGTTATCGGAAACCGTGAGCTTGTTGCCGCTCAGCTTGGATTCTCTTTGGATGCATGGACCTGCGGAGAGCAGGTGCATCATGCGAATATCGCCGTTATTGACGGAGACAAGCAGGGGGCTGGAAGCCTAAACCGGGAGTCTGCCATTCAAGACACCGACGGGCTGCTGACGAATGTGCCTGGAGTCCTTTTGACATCCTTTTACGCGGATTGTGTTCCGCTTTTTTTCTATGATCCGAAGCAGCAGGTCGTAGGGCTTGCCCATGCCGGATGGAAGGGTACGGTTGCCCTGATTGCGGCCAGAATGGTTGAGCGTATGCAGGATACCTTTGGAAGCAAAAGTGAAGATATCATAACAGCGATTGGTCCGTCGATTGGCTCCTGCTGTTATGAGGTCGATGAAAAAGTGATGTCTCATGTCCGCGATTTAGAAAAACATTTCCTGGGTAATGAGCAGTATTCCACTTCAGATTGGTACATAGCAAAAGAAGGCGGCAAAAGCATGCTTAACTTGAAAGAAATGAATCGACACATTATGATTAAAGCAGGAATATTGCCGACTCATATCGAATGTACATCATGGTGTACAAGCTGTCGTAACGATTTGTTTTTCTCATACCGCAAGGATGGAGGAACGACAGGACGAATGGCTAGTTGGATCGGGTTAAGAGAGGTGAGCCTTCCATGA
- a CDS encoding YggS family pyridoxal phosphate-dependent enzyme codes for MNLEERIQEVNKRIEEACLRSGRSAEEVNTVAVTKYVSTAMVAKVLDSGLENLGENRWQNAEEKWNALGHRGTWHFIGHLQTNKVKDVIGKFEYIHSLDRLSLAKELEKSAAAKGLVIKTFVQVNISGEDSKYGLAPEEAAAFLQEIQSFSHIKVIGLMTMAPFEETAEATRLVFRGLRDLRDDLNRQGVTQEPLTELSMGMSNDFEVAIEEGATWIRLGSILVGKQEGE; via the coding sequence ATGAATCTGGAAGAGCGGATACAGGAAGTCAATAAGCGGATCGAAGAGGCTTGTCTGCGCAGCGGAAGGTCTGCTGAAGAAGTGAATACCGTGGCCGTGACCAAGTATGTATCGACTGCTATGGTAGCCAAGGTATTGGACAGTGGATTGGAAAATCTGGGTGAGAACCGCTGGCAGAATGCAGAGGAAAAATGGAATGCACTGGGCCATCGCGGAACATGGCATTTTATCGGTCATCTGCAAACAAACAAGGTGAAGGATGTGATCGGCAAGTTTGAATACATCCATTCGCTGGACAGACTTTCGCTGGCCAAGGAGCTTGAGAAGTCCGCAGCTGCGAAAGGGTTGGTAATTAAAACCTTCGTACAGGTTAATATTTCTGGAGAAGATAGCAAATACGGATTGGCACCGGAGGAAGCAGCAGCTTTTTTACAAGAAATTCAGAGCTTTTCCCATATTAAAGTGATCGGCCTCATGACCATGGCTCCGTTCGAGGAGACGGCGGAAGCTACTCGTTTGGTTTTCAGAGGGCTTCGTGACTTAAGGGATGATTTGAACCGTCAGGGAGTAACACAGGAGCCGTTAACGGAGCTTTCCATGGGCATGTCTAACGATTTTGAAGTAGCGATAGAGGAAGGAGCGACTTGGATTCGTTTAGGCAGCATTTTAGTTGGGAAACAGGAGGGGGAATGA
- a CDS encoding cell division protein SepF encodes MSVMNKFMSFLGLQEQEEIVEREQLPVEEEEFETPPVETRKNPRGNNVVSIHSQKNVKVILHEPRSYDEAQDIADHLRSHRTVVVNLQRVRTDQALRIIDFLSGTVYALGGGISKIGGNIFLCTPDTVEITGTISEILAEEHDYNRMR; translated from the coding sequence ATGAGCGTGATGAACAAATTTATGTCTTTTTTGGGATTGCAGGAGCAGGAGGAAATTGTTGAACGGGAGCAGCTCCCCGTTGAAGAAGAAGAATTTGAAACTCCACCGGTGGAAACACGTAAAAACCCAAGGGGAAATAATGTGGTCAGCATTCACTCGCAAAAAAACGTTAAGGTAATCCTGCATGAGCCTCGTTCGTATGATGAAGCCCAGGATATTGCGGATCATTTACGTTCGCATCGGACCGTTGTAGTCAATTTGCAGCGGGTGCGTACCGACCAAGCCCTGCGGATCATTGATTTTCTGAGTGGGACGGTGTATGCCTTGGGCGGAGGTATATCCAAGATTGGCGGCAACATATTTTTGTGCACACCGGATACGGTTGAAATTACAGGCACCATATCAGAAATACTGGCAGAAGAACATGATTACAACAGAATGAGGTGA
- a CDS encoding YggT family protein, producing the protein MLTEIDTILRLLFNIYFYMIIVYVLMSWLPNLRENFIGELLAKLVEPYLSPFRRFIPPIFGMLDISPIVALFILQFAEEGLIAILHLLW; encoded by the coding sequence ATTTTGACCGAAATCGATACAATATTACGACTGCTTTTCAATATTTACTTTTACATGATTATTGTTTATGTGCTCATGTCCTGGCTTCCTAATCTTCGTGAAAACTTTATTGGAGAACTGCTCGCTAAGCTGGTGGAGCCTTATTTATCCCCTTTCCGGCGATTCATTCCTCCTATTTTCGGGATGCTTGATATTTCACCAATTGTCGCCCTGTTTATCCTGCAATTTGCTGAAGAAGGCTTGATCGCCATCCTTCATCTTCTCTGGTAA